The following coding sequences lie in one Treponema socranskii subsp. buccale genomic window:
- a CDS encoding class I SAM-dependent methyltransferase, translating to MGNIESYSVHSIVKYYEKLSQNGLFNYEKDILSKYFIIPGKILDIGCGTGRTTIALSKLGYDVIGIDYSSKMIEEAKKMASYIRYYVQDTRELSFDSGLFDYALFSFNGLMLLETYADRKKATLEISRVLKYNGLLFFTTPFLDNKIEKKYWAEKTRAFNKPLAQFTDEERLILGDYVTDECNVKFHLHIPFIKEIIDLMDECGYEIIYSCRRLDAFSEELQENELDDNYLWVVRKTDV from the coding sequence ATGGGAAATATAGAAAGTTATTCTGTGCATAGCATCGTAAAATATTATGAAAAACTTTCACAAAATGGACTGTTTAATTACGAGAAAGATATTCTCTCAAAATATTTTATAATTCCAGGAAAAATTCTTGATATCGGATGTGGTACGGGAAGAACTACAATTGCTCTTAGCAAGCTAGGTTATGACGTGATAGGGATAGATTACTCTTCAAAAATGATTGAAGAAGCAAAGAAAATGGCATCTTATATTAGATATTATGTACAAGACACAAGGGAATTATCATTTGATTCAGGATTATTCGATTATGCTCTGTTCTCATTTAATGGATTGATGTTACTTGAAACATACGCAGATCGAAAGAAAGCAACGCTAGAGATTTCCAGGGTTCTAAAATATAATGGATTGTTATTCTTTACCACTCCTTTTCTTGATAATAAAATTGAAAAGAAATATTGGGCAGAGAAAACTAGAGCGTTTAATAAACCTCTAGCACAATTCACTGATGAGGAGAGACTTATTTTAGGTGATTACGTTACAGATGAATGTAATGTGAAATTTCATTTACATATTCCTTTCATAAAAGAAATTATCGATTTAATGGACGAATGTGGTTATGAAATCATATACTCATGCAGAAGACTCGATGCGTTTTCAGAAGAACTACAAGAGAATGAATTAGATGATAATTATTTATGGGTTGTGAGGAAAACAGATGTATAG
- a CDS encoding radical SAM/SPASM domain-containing protein, which yields MPTEYDLENGISLPEKLLDKPVDGYHIILAPDNPNWIVLNDKEYKMFHWLQEGASIRFALENYYIEYCPNEDECLKIMKKLLEQIDDVDFRGNSVTNKEEAIENITKTVHIGTTNGCNMHCPHCYMAAGTQPLKTVDLQKTIQLISELHDFYGELEVVVSGGEPLTYTNIESLLKGIQENHVILFTNGSLISERNIDLICECCDEIQISFEAVSKEYYAPIRGEQNYENALHAIDLLKSRGKRIVLATTILPNTLIDIENNLIGFIKHLEYDNLEVRLSDEIEMAGNALFMDMSGFDKKYSRELVIKLVKKLKNLGYLVQSSDIRNIRFTNCGIGSSVLINYDGRIYPCHKISSYYFEAGISANDIIREFNKINVETSNDKISKCRFCELRYICSGGCRIDNLNTTGSMIEPICDDIYKERQYRRLLNDYRMYRENR from the coding sequence ATGCCAACAGAATACGATTTAGAAAATGGCATTTCTCTACCAGAGAAATTATTAGATAAGCCCGTGGATGGGTATCATATAATACTAGCACCTGATAACCCGAATTGGATTGTTCTGAATGATAAAGAATATAAGATGTTTCATTGGCTGCAAGAAGGAGCCTCCATAAGATTTGCATTGGAAAACTACTATATAGAGTATTGCCCGAATGAGGATGAATGCCTGAAAATCATGAAAAAGCTCCTCGAGCAAATTGATGATGTTGATTTTAGAGGTAATTCTGTTACAAATAAGGAAGAAGCAATAGAGAATATTACCAAAACAGTTCATATAGGAACAACCAATGGTTGCAATATGCATTGTCCACACTGTTATATGGCTGCTGGGACACAGCCACTTAAGACTGTAGATTTACAAAAAACGATTCAATTGATTTCTGAATTGCACGATTTCTATGGAGAACTTGAAGTCGTAGTTTCTGGAGGAGAGCCGCTTACATATACAAATATTGAATCCCTTCTGAAAGGCATACAAGAGAACCATGTTATACTTTTTACAAACGGTTCTTTGATATCAGAAAGAAACATTGATCTTATATGTGAATGTTGTGATGAAATTCAGATTAGTTTTGAAGCTGTCAGTAAAGAGTATTATGCTCCAATAAGGGGTGAGCAGAATTATGAGAATGCTCTTCATGCTATAGATCTTCTAAAAAGTCGTGGAAAAAGAATAGTACTAGCAACGACGATTCTTCCAAACACTTTGATTGATATTGAGAATAATTTAATCGGTTTTATAAAACATCTGGAATATGATAACCTTGAAGTCAGGTTAAGTGACGAAATAGAAATGGCGGGTAATGCACTTTTCATGGATATGTCTGGTTTTGATAAAAAATATTCAAGAGAGCTTGTTATTAAGCTAGTAAAGAAACTTAAGAATCTTGGATATTTAGTACAATCTTCTGATATTAGAAATATACGATTCACAAACTGTGGAATAGGTAGCAGTGTTTTAATTAATTATGATGGTAGAATTTATCCATGTCATAAAATTTCGTCATATTATTTTGAAGCTGGAATAAGTGCTAATGATATCATAAGAGAATTCAACAAGATAAATGTGGAAACATCAAATGATAAAATTTCTAAATGTCGATTTTGTGAACTTCGATATATATGCTCTGGCGGGTGTCGAATAGATAATTTGAATACCACGGGTAGTATGATTGAACCTATTTGTGATGATATATATAAAGAACGACAGTATCGTAGGTTGCTAAACGATTATAGAATGTATCGAGAAAACAGGTGA
- a CDS encoding helix-turn-helix transcriptional regulator: protein MQVVVKTPPIKIEGDIPQDLLTFVKKRYPHATVEEDDDEAYVEITETDWYKNIVKDRTPQKTLKLFRYRDNLTQAALAKKLGIPAQHVSGMETGHRTISPRMARKLGEIFGTKYQNFL from the coding sequence ATGCAGGTAGTCGTGAAAACGCCCCCTATAAAAATTGAAGGTGATATACCGCAAGACTTACTCACGTTTGTAAAAAAACGTTATCCTCATGCTACGGTTGAAGAAGATGATGACGAAGCATATGTGGAAATAACGGAAACCGACTGGTATAAAAATATTGTAAAGGATCGGACACCGCAAAAGACGTTGAAGCTGTTTCGCTATCGCGATAATCTGACCCAGGCGGCTTTAGCAAAAAAATTGGGGATCCCTGCACAACACGTTTCCGGAATGGAAACCGGCCATAGAACGATAAGTCCTCGTATGGCTCGGAAACTCGGCGAAATATTCGGTACGAAGTATCAAAATTTTTTATAA
- the map gene encoding type I methionyl aminopeptidase, whose product MIRLKNDDEIAGIRKSCHLLADMFNEILPRVKAGMSTKDVDDMCKHFMLSHHGKPAWYRENFPGAVCVSINEEVIHGVPSTKKIIHDGDLVSIDAGIDLDGFISDSTHTVQVGNVRPEWKALDDVTRECLAAGIAACVVGNRIHDISNAVNDIAVSHNYGVVYEYCGHGVGLDVHEDPSIPNCPSGPNPRIQAGMVLAIEPMINLGTADVVTADNGWTVLTADGKASAHEEHTVAVFKDRTEILTALDYAG is encoded by the coding sequence ATGATACGGTTAAAGAATGACGATGAAATCGCAGGTATCAGAAAATCCTGTCACCTGCTTGCGGATATGTTCAACGAAATCCTCCCGCGCGTAAAAGCGGGTATGTCGACGAAGGATGTCGACGATATGTGCAAGCATTTTATGCTGTCCCATCACGGTAAACCCGCGTGGTACCGCGAAAACTTTCCCGGAGCCGTGTGCGTCAGCATCAATGAAGAGGTCATACACGGCGTTCCATCAACGAAAAAAATAATCCACGACGGTGATTTGGTTTCGATCGACGCGGGAATCGATTTGGACGGTTTTATCAGCGATTCGACGCACACGGTGCAGGTCGGAAACGTCCGTCCCGAATGGAAAGCGCTCGACGACGTAACGAGGGAATGCCTTGCCGCGGGGATCGCCGCCTGCGTCGTCGGAAACAGGATCCACGATATTTCAAACGCTGTCAACGATATCGCCGTGAGTCACAACTACGGCGTTGTCTACGAATACTGCGGTCACGGCGTCGGTCTCGACGTGCACGAAGATCCGTCGATCCCGAATTGCCCCTCGGGGCCGAATCCGCGCATTCAGGCGGGTATGGTGCTCGCAATCGAACCGATGATCAATCTCGGAACGGCGGACGTCGTGACGGCGGATAACGGCTGGACTGTGCTGACCGCCGACGGAAAAGCGTCCGCGCACGAAGAGCACACCGTCGCGGTTTTCAAAGACCGTACGGAAATACTTACCGCGCTCGATTATGCCGGGTGA
- a CDS encoding J domain-containing protein — MENCYEILGVAHDASASEIKRAFRQKAKEYHPDTAKKSDAETTALFRRLVQAYDILSDARQRSIFDNSFFSRYHIRKARTNSFDYHAWLSERSDDESRAKLIFWDLMHHREDEAVSEFKHMMTSRPSFNLERWFSREDFMDYGYILAEELTVRGEFYDAFLLLERIIKMEYKSDYFRLFFPEVISFALHILKSNIEGNTSDELALDAWERALDLKFSAADDSFFLKKMAKAYLRLGDRHTADICFEESERLIKKDQFRV, encoded by the coding sequence TTGGAAAACTGCTACGAAATCCTCGGCGTAGCGCACGATGCGTCGGCGTCGGAGATAAAACGCGCGTTCAGACAAAAAGCGAAAGAGTATCATCCCGATACGGCGAAAAAAAGCGATGCCGAAACGACCGCCCTGTTCCGCCGTCTTGTGCAAGCCTACGACATCCTTTCCGATGCGAGACAGCGTTCCATATTTGACAATTCTTTTTTCAGCCGCTATCATATACGAAAAGCCCGCACAAATTCGTTCGATTATCATGCGTGGCTTTCGGAACGCAGTGACGATGAAAGCAGGGCAAAGCTCATATTTTGGGATTTGATGCATCACCGCGAAGACGAAGCCGTTTCGGAATTCAAACACATGATGACTTCTCGTCCGAGCTTTAATCTTGAAAGATGGTTTTCGCGCGAAGACTTTATGGATTACGGCTACATCCTTGCCGAAGAGCTTACGGTGCGCGGCGAATTTTACGATGCGTTTTTGCTGCTCGAGCGGATTATTAAAATGGAATACAAGAGCGATTATTTCAGGCTCTTTTTTCCGGAGGTGATTTCGTTTGCGCTCCATATTTTAAAAAGCAATATCGAGGGAAATACGAGCGACGAGCTTGCCCTCGACGCGTGGGAGCGGGCTCTCGATCTTAAGTTTTCGGCGGCGGACGATTCGTTTTTTTTGAAAAAGATGGCGAAAGCTTATCTCAGGCTCGGCGATCGTCACACGGCGGACATCTGCTTTGAAGAGAGCGAACGATTGATAAAAAAGGATCAATTTCGAGTTTAA
- a CDS encoding universal stress protein, translated as MSKPLFSRILVAVNGSEASIHAAMYGIIMAKTYHLDLKFIYVVDTATIKRLTLSKFFASDERKIYEENLIADGKKYLAYTGDLAKSKGVTAETELLNGSVWAEIVKAADDYNADFILLGGKIRDVSYTPSGSNRSDVVSLDQSQTIAAAKCSVIVVKQKDIEQLFKIA; from the coding sequence ATGAGTAAACCGCTTTTCAGCCGTATTCTTGTCGCCGTCAACGGATCCGAAGCTTCTATTCACGCTGCAATGTACGGCATCATTATGGCAAAGACCTATCACCTCGATCTGAAGTTTATATACGTCGTCGATACCGCGACGATCAAGCGCCTGACGCTGTCGAAATTTTTTGCAAGCGACGAGCGTAAGATATATGAAGAGAATCTCATCGCCGACGGAAAAAAATATCTCGCATATACCGGAGATTTGGCAAAGTCGAAAGGCGTTACCGCCGAAACGGAACTGCTCAACGGATCCGTATGGGCGGAGATCGTCAAAGCGGCCGACGACTACAACGCGGACTTTATCCTCCTCGGCGGAAAAATACGTGACGTATCGTATACGCCTTCAGGCTCAAACCGAAGCGATGTCGTTTCTCTCGACCAAAGCCAAACGATCGCCGCCGCGAAGTGTTCCGTCATCGTCGTCAAGCAAAAAGACATAGAGCAATTATTTAAAATCGCATAA
- a CDS encoding V-type ATP synthase subunit D, which yields MAKLNIAPTKSNLLAMKEQLAVSKNGYDLLEQKREILVMELMHMVENVKLLEHDIDKVIDEAYPAFRKMLASMGSDQVERISHGVHYDFVIHEKQETLGGMSFKSLDVELPKKELFYSFMGTSSDSDKAMDLFFRLLALLTKMASIRTIVWRLAGEVKKTQRRVNALDKMIIPQTSETKKYIESVLEERDRENIFTLKALKNRNRR from the coding sequence ATGGCAAAACTGAATATTGCGCCGACAAAATCGAATCTCCTCGCCATGAAAGAGCAGCTTGCCGTGTCCAAAAACGGCTACGATCTCTTGGAACAAAAGCGTGAAATCCTCGTCATGGAACTCATGCACATGGTCGAAAACGTCAAGCTCCTCGAGCACGACATCGACAAAGTGATCGACGAAGCGTATCCCGCGTTTCGGAAAATGCTTGCGAGCATGGGAAGCGATCAAGTCGAGCGCATATCGCACGGCGTGCACTACGATTTTGTCATACACGAAAAGCAGGAAACGCTCGGCGGCATGTCGTTCAAATCGCTCGATGTCGAACTGCCGAAAAAAGAATTGTTTTATTCGTTTATGGGCACTTCATCCGACAGCGATAAAGCGATGGATCTCTTTTTTCGGCTGCTCGCGCTTTTGACGAAAATGGCGTCGATCCGCACGATCGTATGGCGGCTCGCGGGCGAAGTGAAAAAAACGCAGCGGCGGGTCAACGCGCTCGACAAAATGATCATCCCGCAGACGAGCGAAACGAAAAAATATATCGAAAGCGTACTTGAAGAGCGTGATCGTGAAAATATCTTTACGCTCAAAGCGCTTAAAAACCGCAACAGGCGATAG
- a CDS encoding V-type ATP synthase subunit B, whose translation MKGIEYRGMTSVDGPIVIVRRTENIFYLETVCVRDRNGNKRIGRVMDLSEDAAVVQIFGNTTGLDLDATTYEFLDTPLELRVGEGLLGRIFNGLGDPIDGYPPIVSSELVNINGNPINPYARIYPRDFIQTGISAIDGMNSLVRGQKLPIFSGNGLPHNKLAAQIIRQAKLRSSDEQFVMVFAGMGIKYDIARFFTDTFEESGVLSKVVMFQSLADAPSIERIITPRCALTAAEYLAFKKGMHVLVVLTDMTNYCEALREISTTRGEVPGRKGYPGYLYSDLAELYERAGRIKGSAGSITQIPILTMPNDDISHPIPDLTGYITEGQIVLDRELSQKGLYPPVAGLPSLSRLMKDGIGVAKDGRVMTREDHANVSSQLFASYSKVKSVRNLAAIIGDEELSPLDREYLKFGDKFENEFLMQGEYENRTIEQTLDLGWKILATLPREELYRIKPEYIEKYMPKSEDESGDAERN comes from the coding sequence ATGAAAGGAATAGAATACCGCGGAATGACGTCGGTCGACGGTCCTATCGTCATCGTCCGCCGAACCGAAAATATTTTTTACCTCGAAACGGTGTGCGTGCGGGACAGAAACGGAAACAAGCGTATCGGGCGCGTCATGGATCTTTCCGAAGACGCGGCGGTCGTTCAGATTTTCGGCAATACGACCGGCCTCGACCTCGATGCGACGACCTACGAATTCCTCGACACGCCGCTCGAACTGCGCGTCGGTGAAGGTTTGCTCGGACGCATCTTCAACGGCTTAGGCGATCCTATCGACGGATACCCCCCCATCGTATCGTCGGAACTCGTCAATATAAACGGAAACCCGATCAATCCCTATGCGCGTATCTACCCGCGCGATTTTATCCAAACGGGTATTTCGGCGATCGACGGCATGAACTCGCTCGTGCGCGGACAAAAGCTTCCGATTTTCAGCGGCAACGGTTTACCGCACAATAAGCTCGCCGCGCAGATTATCCGTCAGGCAAAGCTCCGCTCGAGCGACGAACAGTTCGTCATGGTCTTTGCCGGCATGGGAATCAAATACGATATCGCGCGCTTTTTTACCGACACCTTTGAAGAATCGGGCGTCCTTTCGAAAGTCGTCATGTTTCAGTCGCTTGCCGACGCTCCGTCCATCGAACGCATCATCACGCCGAGGTGTGCGCTTACGGCGGCGGAATACCTCGCGTTCAAAAAAGGCATGCACGTTCTCGTCGTGCTCACCGATATGACGAATTACTGCGAAGCGCTCCGCGAAATCTCGACGACGCGTGGCGAAGTACCCGGCCGCAAAGGGTATCCCGGCTACCTCTATTCCGATCTCGCGGAACTTTACGAACGGGCGGGGCGCATCAAGGGCTCGGCCGGTTCGATCACGCAGATTCCGATTTTGACGATGCCGAACGACGACATATCGCATCCTATTCCCGACTTGACCGGCTATATCACCGAAGGGCAGATCGTTCTCGACAGAGAGCTTTCGCAAAAAGGATTGTATCCGCCCGTCGCGGGGCTTCCGAGCCTTTCACGCCTCATGAAAGACGGTATCGGAGTTGCAAAGGACGGCAGGGTCATGACGCGGGAAGATCACGCGAACGTTTCGAGCCAGCTTTTCGCTTCGTATTCGAAAGTAAAGTCGGTGCGGAACCTCGCGGCGATTATCGGCGACGAAGAGCTTTCGCCGCTCGACCGCGAGTACCTCAAGTTCGGCGATAAATTCGAAAACGAATTTTTGATGCAGGGCGAATACGAAAACCGCACGATAGAACAGACGCTCGACTTGGGCTGGAAGATTTTGGCGACGCTGCCGCGCGAAGAGCTCTACCGCATCAAACCGGAATATATCGAAAAGTATATGCCGAAAAGCGAAGACGAAAGCGGAGATGCGGAGCGGAACTAG